One window from the genome of Pyrobaculum ferrireducens encodes:
- a CDS encoding ACT domain-containing protein — MRINITAPKSLDALGRIIAVTRRAKVSVVNMQIAADTTIYKIHMYVDGDPDEVNWLVAKLDKLPEVLTIEEIHINR, encoded by the coding sequence ATGAGAATTAACATAACAGCCCCCAAGTCCCTAGACGCCCTTGGGCGCATCATAGCAGTTACTAGACGTGCAAAGGTCAGCGTGGTTAATATGCAGATTGCGGCCGACACGACTATATACAAAATCCACATGTATGTCGATGGAGATCCCGACGAGGTTAACTGGCTCGTGGCGAAGCTGGATAAACTACCCGAAGTTTTGACAATTGAGGAGATACATATAAACCGCTGA